A single genomic interval of Methyloceanibacter caenitepidi harbors:
- a CDS encoding L,D-transpeptidase family protein, with protein sequence MKATYATALTLLCATLPVLPAAAAQDGTTSTAMLGADPRSTEFLRMQMFDASASPVTPGAVMQTPAIEIPATRDPVAVSAGPAKPADPLRKAVQAQLSQGGAATDSLRADEKTALVDYYADPDLPLLWVDGRGLTARGKSAMEEIARADDYGLDAADYKLPDLSKLDEATPEALAKAEIQISHAVLEYARDARGGRIDPRRISRNLDPTLALPKPAEVIQSIAYRPDAGTYLRSFQPQHPQFEALRQKLLALRGGNTDTDAKEPEIQIPSGPLLRLGDTDPQVTLLRTRLGVPQGSDPELYDETVSEAVKRFQKTHNTAADGVVGPGTRRLLNNPHLRNAGSATDIKKILLNMERWRWLPQDQGRFYVTVNVPEFMLRVVKEDETVYTTRVVVGKTKTPTPIFSDDMKSVVFGPYWNVPNSIKTGEIRPYIRPYGGGWYGRRWDTRVLQQHELRIKYNGQEIDPQAIDWGRVDVRKLHFYQPPSPKNVLGRVKFVFPNKHDVYMHDTQDKHFFNKSVRAESHGCMRVQNPDEFAAVLLKYDRNWGADKTQHAFNTGYDKRVALNNDIPVYITYFTLWVNDDGSVTTYGDLYGHDRRMSAALLKNGRDYAAVKRPAATAENERQTEMAPRRDGTRFARTGY encoded by the coding sequence ATGAAGGCTACTTACGCAACTGCACTGACGCTTCTTTGCGCGACTCTTCCGGTCCTGCCCGCGGCCGCCGCACAGGACGGGACGACCAGCACCGCGATGCTTGGCGCCGATCCGCGCAGCACCGAGTTCCTCCGCATGCAGATGTTCGATGCGAGCGCGAGCCCCGTCACGCCCGGCGCCGTGATGCAGACGCCAGCCATCGAAATACCGGCGACCCGCGATCCGGTAGCGGTTAGCGCCGGGCCGGCCAAGCCCGCCGATCCTCTGCGCAAGGCAGTGCAGGCGCAGCTATCGCAAGGCGGTGCGGCTACGGATAGCCTTCGAGCCGACGAGAAGACCGCGCTCGTTGACTACTACGCCGATCCGGACCTGCCCCTTCTGTGGGTGGACGGGCGCGGGCTGACGGCCCGCGGTAAGTCCGCGATGGAAGAGATCGCCCGCGCGGATGATTACGGCCTGGATGCGGCAGACTACAAACTGCCGGACCTGAGCAAACTCGACGAGGCCACACCGGAGGCGCTCGCGAAAGCGGAAATTCAGATCAGCCACGCGGTGCTCGAGTACGCCCGCGATGCCCGCGGCGGCCGTATCGATCCCCGGCGCATCTCGCGCAATCTCGATCCGACCCTCGCCCTGCCGAAGCCCGCCGAGGTCATCCAGTCGATCGCCTACCGCCCGGATGCAGGCACGTATTTGCGCAGCTTCCAGCCGCAGCATCCGCAATTTGAAGCCTTGCGCCAGAAGCTCCTCGCCTTGCGCGGCGGCAATACGGACACGGACGCCAAGGAACCCGAGATTCAGATTCCGAGCGGCCCCCTGCTACGGCTCGGCGACACCGACCCGCAAGTGACGCTGCTGCGGACGCGGCTCGGCGTGCCGCAGGGGAGCGACCCCGAACTCTATGACGAAACGGTCAGCGAGGCGGTGAAGCGCTTCCAGAAGACGCACAACACCGCGGCCGACGGCGTCGTCGGCCCCGGCACGCGGCGGCTCCTGAACAATCCGCACCTGCGCAACGCCGGAAGCGCAACGGACATCAAGAAAATCCTCCTGAACATGGAGCGCTGGCGCTGGCTGCCCCAGGATCAGGGCCGGTTCTACGTCACCGTGAACGTGCCGGAGTTCATGCTGCGCGTGGTGAAAGAGGACGAGACGGTCTACACGACCCGCGTCGTGGTCGGAAAAACGAAGACGCCGACGCCGATCTTCTCCGACGACATGAAGTCGGTGGTGTTTGGCCCGTATTGGAATGTGCCGAACTCCATCAAGACCGGCGAGATCCGGCCCTATATCCGCCCCTATGGCGGGGGCTGGTACGGCCGCCGCTGGGACACCCGCGTGCTGCAGCAGCATGAACTGCGCATCAAGTACAACGGTCAGGAGATCGACCCGCAGGCCATCGACTGGGGCCGCGTGGATGTTCGCAAGCTGCACTTCTACCAGCCGCCGAGCCCCAAGAACGTGCTCGGACGCGTCAAGTTCGTGTTCCCCAACAAGCATGACGTCTACATGCACGACACGCAGGACAAGCACTTCTTCAACAAGTCGGTCCGTGCGGAGAGCCATGGCTGCATGCGCGTGCAGAACCCGGACGAGTTCGCCGCCGTCCTTCTGAAGTACGACCGGAACTGGGGCGCGGATAAAACGCAACACGCCTTCAACACCGGCTACGACAAGCGCGTGGCGCTGAACAACGACATCCCCGTCTACATCACCTACTTCACGCTTTGGGTGAACGACGATGGCTCGGTGACGACCTATGGGGACCTGTATGGCCACGATCGCCGCATGAGCGCCGCCCTGCTCAAGAACGGCCGGGACTATGCGGCGGTGAAGCGCCCCGCCGCAACGGCCGAGAATGAGCGGCAGACGGAAATGGCGCCGAGACGCGACGGCACGCGCTTCGCACGGACCGGATACTGA
- a CDS encoding DUF882 domain-containing protein: MLRAAIVTMGAAGLIGQITVASAEDRTLSMYEIHTKETITVTYKRNGVWDEEALKKLNWFMRDWRANEPTKMDRELIDLIWTLHTRLGSKEPIHLISAYRSPKTNEKLRRAGGGQARRSQHCLGKASDIHFPDVPVAKLRASALIQEVGGVGYYPRSGIPFVHVDVGNVRMWPRMPRLELAALFPDGKTDYVPSDGRRITKADYDRAESKGMVDHVLIAQAQGLGGTAVATFTPPPTPNPVRVMAQLSEPPAAMPVVASAADTQFKPTDFKPMALAPANAEIPEPDKPSNNFALASLGGTLPWARERPRPIEASQAIPPQSQQPGAGAVTAQAKVPSYQEAKPVDAPAFDDDHPDDLTYVAVETARLMAVPSMAHDREVAPMSHPEQGNVDYMFRDMDGSSHFGLRPSSGYLGLASIQTLTGPAVPSLYAAAPKDGPTRLAAR, translated from the coding sequence ATGCTGCGCGCTGCAATCGTGACGATGGGCGCCGCGGGCCTCATCGGTCAGATCACGGTTGCTTCCGCTGAAGACCGCACCCTTTCCATGTATGAGATCCACACCAAGGAGACGATCACCGTCACCTACAAGCGCAACGGCGTGTGGGACGAAGAAGCCCTCAAGAAGCTCAACTGGTTCATGCGCGATTGGCGCGCGAACGAGCCGACCAAGATGGACCGGGAACTGATCGATCTCATCTGGACCTTGCACACAAGGCTGGGCTCCAAGGAACCCATCCACCTGATTTCCGCCTACCGCAGTCCTAAGACCAACGAAAAGCTTCGGCGCGCCGGCGGCGGCCAAGCGCGGCGCAGCCAGCACTGTTTGGGCAAGGCCTCCGACATTCACTTCCCGGACGTACCCGTGGCGAAACTCCGGGCTTCCGCCCTCATCCAGGAGGTGGGCGGCGTGGGCTACTACCCGAGGTCCGGCATCCCCTTCGTCCACGTTGATGTTGGCAACGTTCGCATGTGGCCGCGCATGCCGCGACTCGAACTCGCGGCTCTGTTTCCGGACGGCAAGACCGACTACGTGCCGTCCGATGGACGGCGGATCACCAAGGCGGACTATGACCGCGCCGAGTCCAAGGGCATGGTCGACCACGTCCTGATCGCGCAGGCGCAAGGGCTGGGCGGCACGGCCGTCGCTACCTTCACGCCGCCGCCAACGCCGAACCCGGTCCGGGTCATGGCGCAGCTCTCAGAGCCGCCGGCGGCCATGCCGGTGGTCGCGTCCGCGGCGGACACCCAATTCAAGCCCACCGACTTCAAACCCATGGCGCTCGCACCGGCAAACGCGGAGATTCCGGAGCCGGACAAGCCGTCTAACAATTTCGCGCTGGCAAGCCTTGGCGGGACCCTGCCCTGGGCGCGCGAGAGACCCCGTCCGATCGAGGCCAGCCAGGCCATTCCGCCTCAGAGCCAGCAGCCGGGCGCCGGCGCTGTCACGGCCCAGGCCAAGGTGCCGAGCTATCAGGAAGCCAAGCCGGTCGATGCCCCCGCTTTCGACGATGACCATCCGGACGACCTGACCTATGTCGCGGTCGAGACCGCGCGACTGATGGCCGTCCCCTCGATGGCGCACGACCGCGAGGTCGCCCCGATGTCCCATCCCGAACAGGGCAATGTCGACTACATGTTCCGTGATATGGACGGTTCAAGCCACTTCGGCCTGCGCCCCAGCTCGGGCTACCTGGGCCTCGCCAGCATTCAGACACTGACGGGGCCGGCCGTCCCGAGCCTCTATGCCGCCGCCCCGAAAGACGGCCCGACGCGCCTCGCCGCCCGCTAG
- a CDS encoding DUF2312 domain-containing protein, producing MQLQTSAKDQLRAFVSRIERLEEEKAALSADLKEVYAEAKGNGFDVKALRKLISIRKQDDNKRREEEMILATYLHALGMDEEESEAA from the coding sequence GTGCAGCTTCAGACATCGGCCAAAGATCAGCTTCGTGCCTTCGTATCCCGTATCGAGCGGCTGGAGGAAGAAAAGGCGGCGCTTTCCGCGGATCTGAAAGAGGTCTACGCGGAAGCCAAGGGCAATGGATTCGACGTCAAGGCGCTGCGCAAGCTCATCAGCATCAGGAAGCAGGACGACAACAAGCGCCGGGAAGAAGAAATGATCCTTGCGACCTATCTTCATGCGCTCGGCATGGACGAGGAGGAGTCCGAGGCGGCGTAG
- a CDS encoding DUF1244 domain-containing protein, which yields MDETTRTEIEAAAFRRLVEHLQERTDVQNIDLMNLAGFCRNCLSRWYLEAADERGVPLDKDEAREIVYGMPYEEWKAKYQT from the coding sequence ATGGACGAGACGACGAGAACGGAGATCGAGGCCGCGGCCTTCCGGCGGCTGGTGGAGCACCTGCAAGAGCGGACCGATGTCCAGAATATCGATTTGATGAATCTTGCAGGCTTTTGCCGGAACTGCCTGTCCAGGTGGTACTTGGAGGCGGCGGACGAGCGGGGCGTGCCGCTCGACAAGGACGAAGCCCGGGAGATCGTCTACGGCATGCCTTACGAGGAATGGAAGGCTAAGTACCAGACGTAA
- a CDS encoding N-formylglutamate amidohydrolase — MSEKPYRTIEGDVKLGLLLLCDHAQNRVPEDLHTLGLRPEDLHRHIAFDLGAEGVTRFLAEMLGAPAVISQFSRLLIDPNRGLDDPTLIMEVADGLVVPGNVRLSPEAREERLDRFYRPYDAAIGRAVDAGIEAGKPPVILSIHSFTQAWKGHPRPWHASVLWDKDPRVPLPLLEKLGTIPDAVIGDNVPYSGQLKGDTLYRHATARGLAHALIEVRQDLILGEEGQAEWAAHLARAVSDVLQSAEGLHRIENHGSHTGD; from the coding sequence TTGAGCGAGAAGCCATACCGGACCATCGAAGGGGATGTAAAGCTTGGTCTTTTGCTCCTTTGTGATCATGCCCAGAATCGCGTGCCCGAGGACTTGCACACCCTCGGACTGCGGCCCGAGGACCTTCACCGGCATATCGCCTTCGACCTCGGCGCAGAGGGCGTCACGCGGTTCCTGGCCGAGATGCTGGGCGCGCCGGCGGTCATCAGCCAGTTCTCCCGTCTCCTCATCGATCCGAACCGTGGCCTGGACGACCCGACGCTCATCATGGAGGTCGCTGACGGGCTCGTGGTGCCCGGCAATGTGCGGCTGAGCCCGGAGGCGCGTGAAGAGCGGCTCGACCGCTTTTATCGCCCTTACGATGCCGCCATCGGCCGGGCCGTCGACGCCGGGATCGAGGCGGGCAAGCCGCCGGTGATCCTATCGATCCACAGCTTTACCCAGGCCTGGAAGGGGCATCCGAGACCCTGGCACGCCTCGGTCCTTTGGGACAAAGACCCACGGGTGCCGCTGCCGCTGCTCGAGAAGCTGGGGACGATCCCTGATGCGGTGATTGGCGACAACGTGCCGTATTCCGGTCAGCTCAAGGGCGATACGCTCTACCGGCATGCCACGGCACGCGGGCTTGCCCACGCGCTGATCGAGGTGCGCCAGGATCTGATTCTGGGCGAAGAGGGGCAGGCGGAGTGGGCCGCGCATCTTGCGCGCGCGGTTTCGGACGTGCTCCAGTCTGCGGAAGGGCTGCATCGGATCGAGAACCACGGATCCCACACAGGCGACTGA
- the pyk gene encoding pyruvate kinase: protein MRRNRRVKIVATLGPASTNEDTMRRLFEAGADVFRVNMSHATHDGLREVHGIVRKLESEFSRPIGILVDLQGPKLRIGKIESGTMRLTKGDVVSFVRREDVGGLGRIHLPHPEIFESVEAGHTMLLDDGKLKLRVVEASDVRIDAEVLTSGLLGSRKGISMPDTVLPFGALTDKDRSDIECANSIGVSWLALSFVQRPADIEEARELSRGRTAIMAKIEKPTAVHYLKEIVDLADGIMVARGDLGVEMPVEKVPGLQKQISRAARNAGKPVVVATQMLESMIYAPVPTRAEVSDVATAVFEGADAVMLSAESAVGKYPVDAVATMNRIAIEVEHDPLHAAIIHAQRIDPQATGADAISAAARTVAETLNLAAIVCYTATGATALRAARERPQQPILALTPIPRTARKLTIVWGQHCVLADDPISLDDMVAKACRIAYQEGFAKAGEQVIVTAGVPLGKSGATNLLRIAEVDPTEDIDIP, encoded by the coding sequence ATGAGGCGAAACCGACGAGTCAAGATCGTCGCCACGCTCGGTCCTGCCTCCACCAACGAAGATACGATGCGGCGCCTGTTCGAAGCGGGCGCCGATGTGTTTCGTGTGAACATGAGCCACGCGACTCATGACGGCTTGCGCGAAGTGCATGGCATCGTCCGCAAGCTGGAGTCGGAGTTCTCGCGCCCTATCGGAATTCTCGTGGATCTTCAGGGTCCGAAGCTTCGCATCGGCAAGATTGAATCCGGGACGATGCGTCTGACCAAAGGCGATGTCGTGAGCTTTGTCCGCCGCGAGGATGTCGGCGGACTGGGCCGCATTCACCTGCCCCATCCGGAAATCTTCGAGTCCGTCGAAGCCGGCCATACGATGCTGCTCGACGACGGCAAGCTCAAGCTGCGCGTGGTGGAAGCGTCCGACGTGCGCATCGACGCCGAGGTTTTGACTTCGGGTCTTCTCGGCAGCCGCAAGGGCATCAGCATGCCCGATACCGTCCTTCCGTTCGGCGCGCTGACCGACAAGGACCGGTCCGACATCGAATGCGCCAATTCGATCGGCGTGTCTTGGCTCGCGCTCTCGTTCGTGCAGCGCCCCGCCGACATCGAAGAGGCGCGCGAACTGAGCCGCGGACGCACCGCCATCATGGCGAAGATCGAGAAGCCGACCGCGGTCCATTACCTCAAGGAAATCGTCGACCTGGCCGACGGGATCATGGTCGCGCGCGGCGATCTTGGCGTCGAAATGCCGGTCGAGAAGGTTCCTGGCCTGCAAAAGCAGATCAGCCGGGCCGCGCGCAATGCGGGCAAGCCGGTGGTTGTCGCAACGCAGATGCTGGAATCGATGATCTACGCCCCCGTTCCGACCAGGGCCGAGGTCTCCGACGTCGCCACGGCCGTGTTCGAAGGCGCCGACGCCGTGATGCTGTCGGCGGAATCGGCGGTCGGCAAATATCCGGTCGATGCCGTGGCCACCATGAACAGGATCGCCATCGAGGTCGAGCACGATCCGTTGCATGCAGCCATCATCCATGCTCAACGCATCGATCCGCAGGCGACAGGCGCGGATGCGATTTCGGCGGCGGCCCGGACCGTCGCGGAGACGCTCAATCTGGCCGCCATCGTTTGCTACACTGCCACGGGCGCTACAGCGTTGCGCGCCGCGCGCGAGCGGCCGCAGCAGCCGATCCTGGCCTTGACGCCGATCCCTCGAACGGCGCGGAAGCTGACCATTGTGTGGGGGCAGCATTGCGTCCTTGCGGACGATCCGATCAGCCTCGACGATATGGTCGCCAAGGCCTGCCGCATTGCATATCAGGAAGGCTTCGCCAAAGCCGGCGAGCAAGTGATCGTGACCGCCGGCGTCCCGCTCGGAAAGTCGGGGGCGACCAATCTCTTGCGCATCGCCGAGGTCGATCCCACTGAAGACATCGATATCCCGTAG
- a CDS encoding tetratricopeptide repeat protein: protein MRLPGQKLGLCLLGVALLVPAPVFAGPPTVLAQFFEQFDDEAGPPPSEDPGLGGLDFEDMEESDLGAGPERVPGWASGEAPGEGEEAIAGAVPPAFDPAERPVLLEGLYERLAQAKSSTEAEPITEAIEELWAMSGSDTVDLLMSRATQFANDSDVDLSLAVLDAVVDIAPDEAEAWYLRAKVNVLAGKPERALSDLRRALNLDEKHYRAITDLGLVLEQLGAKKEALKAYRQALAVNPYLDDAQAGVDALSREVEGQDI from the coding sequence ATGAGACTTCCGGGTCAGAAACTAGGTCTGTGTTTGCTGGGCGTGGCGCTGCTCGTGCCTGCGCCGGTTTTCGCCGGGCCGCCCACCGTGCTCGCGCAGTTCTTCGAACAGTTCGATGACGAGGCTGGGCCTCCGCCTTCGGAGGATCCGGGGCTCGGGGGTCTCGACTTCGAGGACATGGAAGAGAGCGATCTCGGCGCCGGGCCGGAACGCGTACCGGGCTGGGCGTCGGGCGAAGCCCCAGGCGAAGGGGAAGAGGCCATCGCGGGCGCTGTCCCGCCTGCGTTCGACCCCGCCGAACGGCCGGTCTTGCTGGAGGGGCTTTACGAGCGCCTTGCACAGGCCAAGAGTTCGACCGAAGCCGAGCCGATCACCGAGGCGATCGAAGAGCTGTGGGCCATGAGCGGCAGCGACACGGTCGATCTTCTGATGAGCCGCGCAACACAATTCGCCAACGACTCGGATGTGGACCTGTCGCTCGCGGTTCTGGATGCCGTCGTGGACATCGCGCCAGACGAGGCGGAAGCATGGTACCTGCGCGCCAAGGTCAATGTGCTCGCAGGCAAGCCCGAGCGCGCGCTGTCCGATCTCCGACGGGCGCTGAATCTGGACGAGAAGCACTACAGGGCGATTACGGATCTCGGGCTGGTCTTGGAACAGCTCGGTGCGAAGAAAGAAGCGCTGAAGGCCTACCGCCAGGCGCTGGCGGTCAATCCCTACTTGGATGATGCCCAGGCTGGGGTCGATGCGCTCTCGCGCGAAGTCGAAGGTCAGGATATCTAG
- the ykgO gene encoding type B 50S ribosomal protein L36, translating to MKIKNSLKALVKRHRDNRVVRRRGRLYVINKTNRRFKARQG from the coding sequence ATGAAAATCAAGAATTCTTTGAAGGCCCTGGTCAAGCGCCACCGGGACAACCGGGTGGTCCGCCGCCGTGGCCGGCTCTATGTGATCAACAAGACCAACCGCCGCTTCAAGGCGCGCCAAGGCTAG
- a CDS encoding PepSY domain-containing protein yields the protein MRILITAFALMFAMTTASFATDEALTEEQVEGVQTAIKAMGCTVEDTDIEMEKSGYEAEDVVCEDDVQYDVYLDKDFKVTNKVKED from the coding sequence ATGCGGATTTTAATTACGGCGTTTGCTTTGATGTTTGCCATGACGACGGCGTCCTTCGCCACCGACGAGGCGCTCACCGAGGAGCAGGTCGAGGGCGTTCAGACGGCGATCAAGGCCATGGGCTGCACCGTCGAGGATACCGATATCGAGATGGAGAAGAGCGGCTACGAGGCCGAGGATGTCGTCTGCGAGGACGACGTGCAGTACGACGTCTATCTCGACAAGGACTTCAAGGTCACGAACAAGGTCAAGGAAGACTAG
- a CDS encoding DUF1579 domain-containing protein: MTETTTGEQAANDTCAMPTPQKEHDWLHRLIGDWNFEGECIMGPGEPPMKSIGETSVQSLGGLWILCDGSGDAPDGTPVNSLITLGYDPQKQRFVGSFVASCMTHLWIYDGSLDAAGKVLTLDTEGPSFSGDGSLVPYQDIIEIESDDHWTLKSRMPGEGGAWFEFMTAHYRRKK; encoded by the coding sequence ATGACTGAGACGACGACTGGCGAACAAGCCGCCAACGACACCTGCGCGATGCCCACGCCGCAGAAGGAGCACGATTGGCTACATCGGCTGATCGGCGACTGGAACTTCGAAGGCGAATGCATCATGGGCCCCGGCGAGCCTCCGATGAAGAGCATCGGCGAAACGTCGGTCCAGTCGCTCGGCGGGCTGTGGATCTTGTGCGATGGATCCGGCGACGCCCCGGACGGGACGCCCGTCAACAGTCTCATCACGCTCGGCTACGATCCGCAGAAGCAACGCTTCGTCGGCAGCTTCGTCGCGTCCTGCATGACCCATTTATGGATTTATGACGGCTCTCTGGACGCCGCCGGCAAGGTTCTCACGCTCGACACGGAAGGCCCGAGCTTCTCAGGCGACGGCTCCTTGGTCCCCTATCAGGACATCATCGAGATCGAGAGCGACGATCATTGGACCCTGAAGTCGCGCATGCCCGGCGAAGGCGGGGCGTGGTTCGAATTCATGACGGCTCACTACCGCCGCAAAAAATAG
- a CDS encoding AsmA family protein, protein MSLSSFLRTILQVGFVLLLILAIPVAGLMLISAGPFEEVRRKAAQHFISEAIDVPVEVKGPVEIGISLEPKVSLRDIVAVENRLPADMKDLSVKAVVVEIPLLPLLTGHLDLSGLTVDGLKVAIDIPQGRGTGVQGIQAIAGFVGNVVHSGSSSDFEMRDTLIDITDQETGFKITYAFDAVVSKARDDGSIVVDAKGRMNGEPWKFSGDVKPRMDGQKRTFDFSVDHPGLVGALSGDYVFGSAGDVVDVKVTAEVPSLQQSLELYGIKGELDGSSDFSGRISGPLEALKLSDVEFTTSFESGDAYTLSGGIDDLTAMSGLDLTLDGKIKKHDPPDSQVWPFLKVGISGFSGKLKGSLDGVMVRDLTIDTTAIDTTLSTLGPITAERLYKDKDGRLGIYDVVILAGDTEHPGLRITGDVKDIIDFKGVDLKGVFDIPTTEFLDLAVNKDVAGLGHFSGDFEVSDADGSLGLEALSARVTDSKLLSLSLDLSYDDVKAGDDFDLATQLDIPSFEALAAALGSDAADVGQVKFDGTVSGGKNRLNLAGTALAGETTIKGVLSGVVKDGKPSLSGSLSSPLLHLSDVKRLHAVGTTYLQNVDDKDLDVVDYSDMWNDLPVDLEIDVAEIAGGGTDASNIKGQVTYLSGIVGLDPLALTYLGGRATTSGKIDTVKKPTSFALKGNVDSLAIGTILKEMKVNFPVRGTLFVDYDLTGAGNTIAEIPGSLGGSARSSLRDGWMGSDLINLTGMSLPAWLLSRERGGGTELVCVVAPFAFNEGRGTTRGLVLETREVQIAGVGYVNLRRETIDLRFKPQPLRRELIQVTQPFAIQGNLYHPTVHLKGVPVLNALAGSIAFPFNALDHIIQPRLGEVRHKPCQVIHTAMPEEGGRERRQGGRGPLGLGILGGEGPASRAREQGRGREAPREGLFGRERR, encoded by the coding sequence ATGAGCCTTTCATCTTTTCTCCGGACGATCCTCCAAGTCGGATTTGTTTTGCTTCTGATCCTCGCCATTCCAGTGGCGGGACTTATGTTGATTTCGGCCGGCCCCTTCGAAGAGGTGCGGCGCAAGGCGGCCCAGCACTTCATCAGCGAGGCGATCGATGTGCCGGTCGAGGTCAAAGGACCTGTCGAAATCGGCATCAGCCTCGAGCCGAAAGTTTCTCTTCGCGATATCGTGGCCGTTGAGAACCGCTTGCCGGCGGACATGAAGGATTTGTCGGTCAAGGCCGTCGTTGTAGAGATCCCGCTACTGCCGTTGTTGACGGGTCACCTGGATTTGAGCGGGTTGACTGTCGATGGCCTCAAGGTTGCGATCGACATCCCGCAAGGACGCGGCACCGGAGTGCAGGGCATCCAAGCGATTGCCGGATTTGTCGGCAACGTCGTGCATTCGGGCTCCTCCAGCGATTTCGAGATGCGCGACACCTTGATCGACATCACCGATCAGGAGACCGGGTTCAAGATCACCTATGCGTTCGATGCGGTCGTCAGTAAGGCAAGAGACGACGGGTCGATCGTCGTCGACGCGAAGGGACGCATGAATGGAGAGCCCTGGAAGTTCAGCGGTGATGTGAAGCCGCGGATGGATGGACAGAAGCGGACATTCGACTTCTCCGTCGACCATCCAGGCCTCGTGGGAGCTCTGTCTGGCGACTACGTCTTCGGTTCTGCTGGTGATGTGGTCGATGTGAAGGTGACGGCAGAGGTGCCCTCGCTGCAGCAATCCCTCGAGCTCTACGGCATCAAGGGCGAGCTGGACGGCTCCAGCGACTTCTCCGGCCGGATATCCGGACCGCTTGAGGCCCTGAAGCTATCGGACGTGGAATTCACGACCAGCTTCGAGTCCGGCGACGCCTACACGCTCTCCGGCGGCATTGACGATCTGACCGCCATGAGCGGTCTCGACCTGACCTTGGACGGTAAGATCAAGAAGCATGATCCACCCGACAGCCAGGTCTGGCCGTTCCTGAAAGTCGGCATCTCTGGTTTCTCGGGCAAGCTGAAGGGCTCTCTGGACGGCGTTATGGTGCGGGATCTTACCATCGACACCACGGCCATTGACACGACGCTCAGCACGCTGGGACCGATCACCGCGGAGCGTCTGTACAAGGATAAAGATGGTCGTCTCGGAATCTACGATGTTGTCATTCTCGCCGGCGATACGGAACATCCGGGTCTCCGCATCACCGGCGACGTGAAGGACATCATCGACTTCAAAGGCGTGGACCTCAAAGGCGTTTTCGATATTCCGACCACGGAGTTCTTGGATCTCGCTGTGAACAAGGACGTTGCCGGGCTCGGCCACTTTTCCGGTGACTTCGAGGTCTCCGATGCGGATGGATCGTTGGGACTTGAGGCGCTTTCGGCAAGAGTGACGGACAGCAAACTGCTGTCGCTGTCGCTCGATCTCTCCTACGACGACGTGAAGGCGGGAGACGACTTCGACCTTGCCACGCAACTCGACATTCCGAGCTTCGAAGCCTTGGCCGCCGCTCTCGGATCGGACGCGGCCGATGTGGGGCAGGTCAAGTTCGACGGCACCGTGTCGGGCGGCAAGAACAGGCTCAACCTGGCCGGGACGGCGCTCGCGGGCGAGACAACGATCAAGGGCGTGCTCAGCGGGGTCGTCAAAGACGGCAAGCCGTCGCTTTCGGGCAGTCTGTCCTCGCCGCTGCTGCATCTGTCGGACGTGAAGAGACTTCACGCGGTCGGTACGACCTATCTGCAGAACGTCGATGACAAGGATCTCGATGTCGTCGACTACAGCGACATGTGGAATGACCTCCCGGTCGACCTGGAGATCGACGTCGCCGAGATCGCGGGCGGCGGAACCGATGCGAGCAATATCAAGGGACAGGTGACGTATCTTTCGGGGATCGTGGGGCTCGACCCGCTGGCTCTCACCTATCTCGGCGGTCGGGCGACGACATCGGGCAAGATCGACACGGTCAAGAAGCCGACCAGTTTCGCCCTGAAAGGCAACGTGGACAGTTTGGCGATCGGCACGATCCTGAAAGAGATGAAGGTGAATTTCCCGGTGCGCGGTACGCTCTTTGTCGACTACGACCTGACAGGCGCGGGCAATACCATCGCCGAGATTCCCGGCTCACTCGGCGGATCGGCGCGTTCGTCTTTGCGCGACGGCTGGATGGGATCAGACTTGATCAATCTGACCGGCATGAGCCTGCCGGCCTGGCTTCTGTCGCGCGAACGCGGCGGTGGTACCGAGCTTGTTTGCGTCGTAGCGCCGTTTGCCTTCAACGAGGGCCGGGGCACCACGCGCGGTCTGGTGCTCGAAACGCGCGAGGTTCAGATCGCGGGCGTGGGCTATGTGAACCTGCGGCGGGAAACTATCGATCTGCGGTTCAAGCCGCAGCCCTTGCGGCGGGAACTCATCCAGGTCACCCAGCCCTTCGCGATCCAGGGGAACCTCTACCATCCGACGGTCCATCTCAAAGGCGTACCGGTGTTGAACGCGCTAGCCGGATCGATCGCCTTTCCGTTCAACGCGCTCGACCACATCATTCAGCCGCGGCTTGGGGAGGTTCGTCACAAGCCTTGCCAGGTGATTCACACGGCGATGCCCGAAGAGGGCGGTAGAGAGCGCCGCCAGGGCGGCCGCGGCCCGCTCGGTCTCGGGATCCTGGGAGGCGAGGGGCCAGCCAGCCGTGCGCGCGAGCAGGGCCGCGGACGCGAGGCTCCCCGCGAGGGGCTGTTCGGGCGCGAGCGGCGCTAG